A single Sulfurimonas aquatica DNA region contains:
- a CDS encoding primase-helicase family protein, translated as MSQITTNNYSDAALDSSSTASQTTTIIKGKMMNDTTTTANTTISTEDLDMNKTTEVTHSEVQDLIIDEVIKTTPIIVANSTTTGEQSTQVTVVPNRVTTSTTPWIRMMQTVPTASEIQERKEARRVDLIAENYGTGCKYNVNDVEKSVSILIDEGKLLSQCLNITLESGEKLEVEDLILKGNHHRVKDLIEPEFGTGRLMHKYYFDAEYATTLREGETFKVVYTLDSIKKIIKKLFGKTIAKQNFLSALIKVLTVTKVSSSDIYSVEKRLEESFIIDKGNTFVADALKAIREAKKVVPVVQETDYEQRAFGIMKDYAVLNNQGKPQIINTTKLGLVASSESGLKALFKNQLINGENPVDIWMHSKNRPIFTDTKFDPSCSTDDDKYNLFKGFKHKAISIVDISFFKNFVKEVICSGDDKMYNIVWSFLAQMLQDPSRKMGTALVLLSSKGTGKSTFVKVIGELLKGYFYQSADNKRLLGEFNTHLETTLLFYANELTFTDNKRVISKLKNVITEKNFTYEIKGGATYSADNLIRVIIDSNDDIAVVQTADERRFIYPLISERMIENTEYFNELHALFETKGFYESLMYDLMHYDYQPWEHYLKTPPKNEVTEEQVMESFIPIESWWLNCLETGVIPYVSYEVVYDGRLHIANEALYQSFAKHTRANGGRVKVDSIAFAKAMKKHILKDIDLDIKSKILVDKVRKNSRVYETRDKSMMHYANIKKLNNLDYDGTPWEVCIS; from the coding sequence ATGTCTCAAATTACAACAAACAATTACTCGGATGCAGCACTTGATTCTTCAAGTACTGCATCGCAAACTACAACAATAATAAAAGGGAAAATGATGAACGATACAACCACTACAGCAAACACAACTATTAGCACAGAGGATTTAGATATGAATAAAACTACAGAAGTGACTCACTCAGAAGTACAGGATTTAATCATAGATGAAGTAATAAAAACTACTCCAATAATAGTTGCCAACTCTACTACGACCGGAGAACAATCAACACAAGTAACAGTTGTACCTAACAGAGTAACAACAAGTACTACTCCTTGGATAAGAATGATGCAGACTGTTCCAACAGCAAGTGAAATACAAGAGAGAAAAGAAGCTCGTAGAGTAGACTTGATTGCTGAAAACTATGGAACTGGTTGTAAATATAATGTAAATGATGTTGAAAAAAGTGTAAGTATCCTAATCGATGAGGGTAAACTGTTAAGTCAATGTCTGAACATAACATTAGAAAGTGGTGAGAAGCTTGAAGTTGAAGATCTCATTCTAAAGGGAAATCATCACAGAGTGAAAGATCTCATTGAACCAGAGTTTGGAACTGGAAGATTAATGCATAAGTACTATTTTGATGCAGAGTATGCAACTACACTAAGAGAAGGTGAAACATTTAAAGTCGTCTATACCCTAGATTCTATTAAGAAAATTATTAAGAAGTTATTTGGCAAAACTATTGCAAAACAGAATTTTTTAAGTGCTTTAATTAAAGTACTTACCGTAACTAAAGTTTCCTCTAGTGATATTTATTCGGTCGAAAAACGTTTAGAAGAGTCTTTTATAATTGATAAAGGAAATACCTTTGTAGCAGATGCCCTTAAAGCAATAAGAGAAGCAAAAAAAGTAGTTCCAGTAGTTCAAGAAACAGATTATGAACAAAGAGCTTTTGGGATTATGAAAGACTATGCTGTCTTGAACAATCAAGGAAAACCTCAAATTATTAATACAACTAAGCTTGGACTAGTTGCATCATCAGAAAGTGGACTAAAAGCTCTATTTAAAAATCAACTTATTAATGGGGAAAATCCAGTAGATATTTGGATGCACAGTAAGAACAGACCTATCTTTACTGATACAAAGTTTGACCCATCATGTAGTACAGATGATGATAAGTACAATCTCTTTAAAGGTTTTAAGCATAAAGCGATATCGATTGTGGATATATCTTTTTTTAAAAACTTCGTAAAAGAAGTTATCTGTAGTGGTGATGATAAAATGTATAACATAGTGTGGAGTTTTTTAGCACAGATGTTACAGGACCCAAGTAGAAAAATGGGGACAGCTCTAGTTTTACTTTCATCAAAGGGTACGGGTAAATCTACCTTTGTCAAAGTAATAGGCGAACTCCTTAAGGGTTACTTCTATCAAAGTGCTGATAATAAAAGACTTCTAGGGGAGTTCAACACACATCTTGAGACTACACTCCTTTTTTATGCAAATGAGTTAACGTTTACAGATAACAAAAGAGTTATCTCTAAACTCAAGAATGTCATTACAGAGAAGAACTTTACATACGAAATAAAAGGTGGTGCTACATACAGTGCCGACAACTTGATTCGTGTAATTATTGATAGTAACGATGATATAGCAGTGGTGCAAACAGCAGATGAAAGAAGGTTTATCTATCCTCTGATTTCAGAGAGAATGATAGAAAACACTGAGTACTTTAATGAGCTTCATGCGTTGTTTGAGACTAAAGGCTTTTATGAATCACTTATGTATGACCTAATGCATTATGACTACCAACCTTGGGAGCATTACCTAAAGACACCACCAAAAAATGAAGTCACTGAGGAACAAGTAATGGAGAGTTTTATACCTATTGAATCATGGTGGTTAAATTGTCTTGAGACTGGTGTAATTCCATATGTGTCGTATGAAGTTGTTTATGATGGTAGGTTACATATTGCAAATGAAGCTTTATACCAAAGCTTCGCAAAACATACTCGAGCTAACGGGGGGAGAGTAAAAGTAGATTCTATTGCTTTTGCAAAAGCTATGAAAAAACACATTCTAAAAGATATTGACCTTGACATTAAAAGTAAAATTCTAGTTGATAAAGTACGAAAAAACTCTCGTGTCTATGAGACTCGTGATAAAAGTATGATGCACTATGCTAATATTAAAAAGCTTAATAATCTAGACTATGATGGCACACCCTGGGAAGTGTGTATCTCATAG
- a CDS encoding primase-helicase family protein produces the protein MSVQVCLGDVDIDEQMSEEMIKTISTQDATYDAVVELHGKEFQDVSVRSGYSSSSGLIDEETQQPVYISNSQHLYWTLLNANSSQDLDRYVEFLKRRAVIKKFWFLKIHKDGSTSFRILLDLSVIKSMQSRLSFEAPATVGEGLKKIQQESKFYNTENGLIPFDLHNVDYKGLPDWRVVYEQAKIDNEDKINAVKKQYRADKILELVQLYNLSEAEAALIIDEYLSKSIVSASMILKGTDNNPYRVYQFLTQDATKWDVYDIFDYKKGLGKTHINVKNIFNATIYTYLRGGVTYNISFTLDEIIVLLATLDFTKDVKKVLFSLVDYIVSNEFNKDDVNTIIDLLQSKNCSFEFEKYYYKNYINFTVQAKMSDFAFMMMDGKTGVFRKSEDGDLTLYTIKSISDLFLNKNFYSKDPNNLSKTILIDVVKHWLRSQEREEFTSVVFTDKDTKEDEYNLFGGFAYEPINHSGVDLQPYFELVKDVIAGGDELFCNVNHSFVAQMLQDPFNKLGTALVLSGKKRIGKGSFIKIIGALIGGNHYFQTNQPDKVFGRFNIQLLRTILVYLNEAFWSGDKSMEGRIKGIITDDDFSYEIKGGAIFGGKNATRLILDSNEKYIVPATEDEGRYIVEGVSDCKKGDKEFFTSVNDLRTSQKAMEKLMYFYMNFDYKPYEHYLREAPKSKFLIEQISQNFSKIQEWWFRNLQEGNIYKANYVMDADGIKISNEALWESFKEFHKGKTQYEKQQSFYSDLKDLLDGVVVRSGVKVSAGVTGKVIAPLHRARELFTHIYLVSDFDDMVDWSQPYTLDIPLPIPFCA, from the coding sequence ATGAGTGTACAAGTATGTTTAGGCGATGTTGATATAGATGAGCAGATGTCAGAGGAGATGATCAAAACCATATCTACTCAAGATGCTACATATGATGCAGTAGTGGAATTACATGGTAAGGAATTTCAAGATGTAAGTGTTAGAAGTGGTTACAGTAGTAGTTCTGGTCTAATAGATGAAGAAACACAACAGCCGGTTTACATTAGTAACTCTCAACATTTGTATTGGACATTATTAAATGCGAACTCTTCACAAGACTTAGATAGATATGTTGAGTTTTTAAAGAGACGTGCAGTTATAAAAAAGTTTTGGTTTTTGAAAATACACAAAGATGGTAGTACAAGTTTTAGAATCTTGCTAGACCTATCAGTTATTAAGTCTATGCAATCTAGATTATCGTTTGAGGCACCAGCAACTGTTGGTGAAGGATTAAAGAAGATTCAACAAGAATCTAAATTTTACAACACAGAGAACGGTCTAATCCCTTTTGATTTGCATAATGTTGATTATAAAGGTTTACCAGATTGGCGAGTAGTTTACGAGCAAGCAAAAATAGATAATGAAGATAAAATCAATGCTGTGAAGAAGCAATACAGAGCTGATAAGATACTTGAACTTGTACAGTTGTACAATCTTAGTGAAGCAGAAGCCGCACTAATTATAGATGAGTATCTTTCAAAAAGTATTGTATCAGCTTCCATGATATTAAAGGGTACTGATAATAATCCTTACAGAGTATATCAATTTCTAACTCAAGATGCTACAAAGTGGGATGTCTATGATATTTTTGATTATAAAAAAGGGCTTGGAAAAACACATATAAATGTAAAGAATATTTTTAATGCAACAATCTATACATATCTAAGAGGTGGAGTTACTTACAATATCTCTTTTACATTAGATGAGATAATTGTACTTTTAGCTACCTTGGATTTTACTAAGGATGTAAAAAAGGTTCTTTTTTCTTTAGTTGACTATATTGTTTCTAATGAATTTAATAAAGATGATGTAAACACTATAATTGATTTACTTCAAAGTAAAAATTGCTCATTCGAGTTTGAGAAGTATTACTATAAAAACTATATAAATTTTACAGTACAAGCAAAGATGAGTGATTTTGCTTTTATGATGATGGATGGGAAAACAGGAGTTTTTAGAAAGAGTGAAGATGGTGACTTAACACTTTACACTATAAAAAGCATAAGCGACTTGTTTCTAAATAAGAACTTTTACTCTAAAGACCCAAATAACTTATCAAAGACAATACTTATTGATGTTGTAAAACATTGGTTGCGTAGTCAGGAAAGAGAAGAATTTACTTCTGTTGTATTTACAGACAAAGATACCAAGGAAGATGAATATAACCTGTTTGGAGGTTTTGCATATGAGCCGATCAATCATTCAGGTGTTGATTTACAGCCATACTTTGAATTAGTAAAAGATGTTATTGCTGGTGGGGATGAACTGTTTTGTAATGTGAACCATTCTTTTGTTGCTCAGATGCTTCAAGACCCATTCAATAAACTTGGTACCGCTCTCGTTTTAAGTGGAAAAAAGCGTATTGGAAAGGGATCCTTTATAAAAATAATTGGTGCATTAATTGGCGGTAATCATTACTTTCAAACGAATCAACCTGATAAAGTTTTTGGACGTTTTAATATTCAGTTGTTGAGGACTATTTTAGTATATTTAAATGAAGCATTTTGGTCTGGTGATAAATCTATGGAAGGACGAATTAAGGGGATAATTACTGATGATGATTTTAGTTATGAAATCAAGGGCGGAGCAATCTTTGGTGGTAAAAATGCTACTAGATTGATTTTAGATTCTAATGAAAAATATATAGTTCCTGCAACTGAAGATGAAGGAAGATATATAGTTGAAGGTGTCTCTGATTGCAAGAAAGGAGATAAAGAGTTTTTTACATCTGTAAATGACTTACGAACAAGTCAAAAGGCTATGGAAAAACTGATGTACTTTTACATGAACTTTGATTATAAACCATATGAACACTATCTAAGAGAAGCTCCTAAGAGTAAATTTCTTATCGAACAGATATCTCAGAACTTTAGTAAGATTCAAGAATGGTGGTTTAGAAACCTTCAAGAAGGTAACATTTATAAAGCTAATTATGTAATGGATGCCGATGGTATTAAAATTTCAAACGAGGCTTTATGGGAAAGTTTTAAAGAGTTTCATAAAGGTAAAACGCAGTACGAGAAGCAACAATCTTTTTATAGTGATCTAAAAGATTTACTCGATGGTGTTGTTGTGAGAAGTGGTGTAAAAGTTAGTGCTGGCGTTACTGGAAAAGTTATAGCTCCTCTTCATAGAGCTAGAGAGTTATTTACTCACATTTACTTAGTGAGTGATTTTGATGATATGGTTGATTGGTCTCAACCGTACACACTAGATATCCCTCTACCAATTCCATTCTGTGCTTAA
- a CDS encoding DUF2958 domain-containing protein, whose translation MQLMTKELEKIIPAMYSDEDTKLENKTVYTKFFIHNWMWWILEYSKEDRLFFAYVQGQSDELGYVSLDELENLEVNGLRVERDLHFAPTRYGDIKELKC comes from the coding sequence ATGCAATTGATGACAAAAGAGTTAGAGAAGATAATTCCAGCGATGTATTCAGATGAGGATACTAAGCTAGAGAATAAGACGGTTTATACAAAATTCTTTATCCATAACTGGATGTGGTGGATTTTAGAATATAGCAAAGAAGATAGATTGTTCTTCGCATATGTGCAAGGGCAATCTGATGAGTTAGGCTATGTAAGCCTAGATGAACTCGAGAACCTAGAAGTAAATGGTTTGAGAGTTGAAAGAGATTTACATTTCGCTCCAACAAGATATGGAGATATAAAGGAGTTGAAATGTTAG
- a CDS encoding tyrosine-type recombinase/integrase produces the protein METTYIKRVKKSVTEKEYKKLMAFVRGDEDIKEFNQKRFFKIFCILYYSGLRVNEITQIRYSHIQEIIQTSETIIISHKTKRERILYFSDTAIKELKKYFIYEESEINNYCITSWGNPQKHFHEVSLIQLVNKYMKSVLGDNYTSHSFRQGLITEMGSKSVNPRVIQSFIGHMNVSTTLGYIKPTDSDIKASLVR, from the coding sequence ATGGAAACCACATATATCAAAAGAGTTAAAAAATCAGTAACTGAGAAAGAGTATAAAAAATTGATGGCGTTTGTAAGAGGTGATGAAGATATCAAAGAGTTTAACCAAAAGCGCTTCTTTAAGATATTTTGTATATTGTACTACAGTGGTTTAAGAGTCAACGAAATCACTCAGATTAGATACTCGCACATACAAGAGATTATACAAACATCAGAAACCATCATCATCTCTCACAAAACTAAAAGAGAAAGAATCCTATATTTTAGTGATACTGCCATCAAAGAGTTGAAAAAATATTTCATATATGAAGAAAGTGAAATAAATAACTACTGTATCACTTCATGGGGCAATCCTCAAAAGCATTTTCATGAAGTTTCTCTCATTCAGCTCGTAAATAAATATATGAAAAGTGTTTTAGGAGATAATTACACTTCACATAGTTTTCGTCAAGGACTTATAACTGAGATGGGGAGTAAATCTGTAAATCCACGAGTAATACAATCCTTCATCGGTCACATGAATGTTTCAACGACATTGGGGTATATCAAACCAACAGACTCAGATATAAAAGCATCTCTAGTGAGATAA
- a CDS encoding DUF2958 domain-containing protein, with product MTLIPPKLLHTLPNLYSTENTKDPICYIKLFTPDSNWTWYVTELSKDDNNTCFGYVVGFSAELGYFTLSELNSVRGSLGLKIELDISFTPTPLSEVRKLHS from the coding sequence ATGACTCTCATCCCTCCGAAACTCTTACACACACTTCCCAACCTATACAGCACTGAAAACACAAAAGACCCAATATGCTATATCAAACTCTTCACACCTGATAGCAACTGGACTTGGTATGTCACTGAACTTTCAAAAGACGATAATAACACTTGTTTCGGATATGTCGTTGGATTTTCTGCTGAACTTGGCTACTTTACATTAAGCGAGCTAAACTCAGTTCGTGGATCACTCGGCTTAAAAATAGAGTTAGATATTAGCTTTACTCCAACACCATTATCTGAAGTTCGTAAGTTGCACTCATGA